One genomic region from Sciurus carolinensis chromosome 2, mSciCar1.2, whole genome shotgun sequence encodes:
- the LOC124977772 gene encoding olfactory receptor 4M1-like, which produces METTNYTRVTEFVLTGLSQTREVQLILFVIFLSFYLFILPGNILIICTIRLDPHLTSPMYFLLANLAFLDIWYSSVTAPKMLVDFFVERKTISFGGCIAQLFFLHFVGASEMFLLTVMAFDRYAAICRPLHYATIMNRRLCCILVAVSWMGGFVHSIIQVALIIRLPFCGPNELDSYFCDITQVVRIACANTFPEELVMIFSSGLISVVCFIALLMSYAFLLAMLKKHSGSGESTNRAMSTCYSHITIVVLMFGPSIYIYARPFDSFSLDKVVSVFHTVIFPLLNPIIYTLRNKEVKTAMRKLINEYILCKEK; this is translated from the coding sequence atggaaactaCAAATTACACCAGGGTGACAGAATTTGTTCTCACTGGCCTATCTCAGACTCGGGAGGTGCAACTAATCCTCTTTGTTATATTTCTGTCCTTCTATTTATTCATCCTTCCAGGGAATATCCTTATCATTTGCACCATTAGACTTGATCCCCACCTGACTTCTCCCATGTATTTCTTGTTGGCTAACCTGGCCTTCCTTGATATTTGGTATTCCTCTGTCACAGCCCCTAAAATGCTTGTGGACTTCTTTGTGGAAAGAAAGACAATTTCCTTTGGTGGGTGCATTGCACAGCTCTTCTTCTTGCACTTTGTTGGAGCCTCAGAGATGTTCCTGCTCACGGTGATGGCCTTTGACCGCTATGCTGCCATCTGCCGCCCCCTCCACTACGCTACCATCATGAATCGACGTCTCTGCTGTATCCTGGTGGCTGTCTCCTGGATGGGGGGCTTCGTCCATTCTATAATACAGGTGGCTCTCATTATTCGACTTCCCTTCTGTGGGCCCAATGAGTTGGACAGCTACTTCTGTGACATCACACAGGTAGTCCGGATTGCCTGTGCCAACACCTTCCCAGAAGAGTTAGTGATGATCTTCAGCAGTGGTCTGATTTCTGTGGTGTGTTTCATTGCTCTGTTAATGTCCTATGCCTTTCTTCTGGCCATGCTCAAGAAGCACTCAGGCTCAGGCGAGAGTACCAACAGGGCCATGTCCACCTGCTATTCCCACATCACCATAGTGGTGCTAATGTTTGGACCAAGCATCTACATTTATGCTCGTCCCTTTGACTCATTTTCCCTAGATAAAGTAGTGTCTGTGTTCCATACTGTAATATTCCCTTTACTTAATCCCATCATATACACACTGAGAAACAAGGAAGTAAAGACAGCCATGAGGAAGTTGATCAAcgaatatattttatgtaaagagaagtga